The sequence below is a genomic window from Dyadobacter chenwenxiniae.
GGGTCAATACAGATTACGAGCTGCTCCAGATCCTTCATCAATGTCTCATTGATCGCGTCGCCAAGGGTTCTGTCTGGGATCTTATAGGTTTGTTCCTGGGAGTGTGCCGTACCCATCAGCTTCTTATAAGGTACATCTGGCAGCGAATAGGATTCAAACCTTCCCGGGTGCTGCGTTCCCTGATTTTTATAGACTTTAAATCTTTTACTGATTACTTTCAGGCTTTGCATGATGGGCAGCGGGTTTTCGCTTGAACCCAGAAAAAGGTAGCCTTGCGGCCTGAGCCCAAAAAGGAGCATCTGGTAGATTTTCTTTTGAAGCGACGGTGTCATGTAGATCAAGACATTCCGGCAGCTTATAAAATGCATATTGCAATACGGCGGATTTTTGACCAGGTCGTGCTGGGCGAAAATGACCATCTTGCGTAGTTCGGGCATGACCTTGTAATCATTCCCTTCTTTCGTAAAGAACCGCTTTAAGCGCTGTTGTGACAGGCCAGCTAGAACGCCGGTTTTATATACACCTTTACCTGCCTGGGACAATGCGGCGCCATCGATATCGGTTGCAAAAATCTTTACAACATGATCATTGATCCTATCCCCCAATTGTTCACTGATCAACATAGCCATCGAATACGCTTCTTCACCAGTGGCGCACCCGGTGACCCAAACCCTGATTTCCTGCAATGGTGTCAAATCGGCCATGATAGCGGGTATGACCTGGCTTTCAACAAACTCAAAAGATTCCGTATCACGGAAAAACGCCGTTACACTAATTAGAAAATCCTTCGCTAAAACTTCCAGCTCACCAGGATTGGCCTTGATAAATTGGATATAGCCTTGCAACTCTATAAAATTATTGGAGGCCGCCCTTCTTTTTATCCTTCTTAAAATGGTGGATTGCTTGTAATCAGAAAAATCCAGGGGAAGTTTCTGGTTAATCAACGCAATGATTTCACCTACGTGTTCTTCATCATGAATGCTCGTGGCTAACAGGTCAAGCTCCCGCTTCACATAGTCTTCAATGGCAGCAGGCATCGCTTCCGGTTCCAGGATATAATCCACCATCCCGGTGGCGATTGCATTAGCTGGCATGCTGTGAAATTCTGTGCCGTCCGGCTCCCTGGCAATCACCAGGCCGCCAGCCTTTTTTATGGCTTTGATCCCATCAGTACCATCCGATCCCAGGCCTGAGAGCACGACCGCGATTGCTTTTGTCCCATAGTCTGAAGCAAGGGATTGAAAAAAAGTGTTAATGGTCATATGGGGACTGCGCTCATCCTGCTTGTCGGTCAGATACAAACTATGGTCGCGGACTGTCATTATCTTATCATTGGGGATCGTATAGACCTTATTCCCCTGGATGGGGATCCCATTTTCGGCCTGTTGCACCACAAGCTTGCTGTGCCTGGAAAGCAGCGCCACGATATGACTTTGGAACTCGGCAGATAAGTGCTGGACAATGATATATGAAACCCCGTCGGATGGGGTATGGTCGAAAAATGTATTAAGCTCGTCAAGGCCACCAGCCGAAGCGCCTATTGCAATGATATGGTGCGGTTCTGCTGTAAACATATAGGTTGTAGATGGGTGATAATTAACAAGGTATTATTTATGACTACCTACTTGAAATTGATGGTAAAAAGCAAAGCCTATACCTTCAAACGGACTACCTGTAAATTTGTAGACAGCCTGCTATTAAGAGCATGCCAAAGCAGAAAATATGAACGAATTATAACTACTTTTTATACAGCGCTTAACACTTTGTCGGGTTTCCCGGAAGGTCATAAGCCTGAACGATGTTGGAAACCTCATACTAAGTCCCTCCCGCGTCGCGACGTTTCCAGGGTCATCGAATAACGCACTGGCTTTGCAGAGGCCGGGTAGCCGCATCAACAAATCGGTTAGTCTACGGTAAGCAAACGCTGAATCCGGCCCGCAAGCAGTTGTATAGAACCTGTCTTTTCCACAAATTCATCCACTCCGATTTGTACAAGCTTGTTACGAAATTCCTCAGGTATGGAAGATGAATAGACGACAAGCAGCGGATGATCAAATTGTTTCAATTTTTGCAGCTCCTGTAAACACTGGTCACCATCTATTCTGGGTAATCTCAGATCAATAAAGACGTAACCGGGAGGTGATGCTGAATTTTCCGAAAAATGCGTTATTGCTGACTCGCAATCTGCAAAGAATTGGCACTGCAATGGCTCATTTAGCTCGTCGATTGCCATTTGAAAAATTTCGTGATCGTCAATATCGTCGTCGATCATCACAAAAAGCCGCTTATTCCCCATCTAATTTTAGATTATTACAGATATTACAGACACCCCTAAA
It includes:
- a CDS encoding response regulator is translated as MGNKRLFVMIDDDIDDHEIFQMAIDELNEPLQCQFFADCESAITHFSENSASPPGYVFIDLRLPRIDGDQCLQELQKLKQFDHPLLVVYSSSIPEEFRNKLVQIGVDEFVEKTGSIQLLAGRIQRLLTVD